A stretch of the Candidatus Zixiibacteriota bacterium genome encodes the following:
- a CDS encoding tetratricopeptide repeat protein yields MNNLAGLYNTQGQYALAEPLYKRALEIREKALGPDHPDVALSLNNLAFLYNTQGQYALA; encoded by the coding sequence CTGAACAACCTTGCGGGGCTCTACAACACCCAAGGCCAGTACGCGCTGGCCGAGCCGCTCTACAAGCGCGCGCTGGAGATTAGGGAGAAGGCCCTCGGTCCAGACCATCCCGATGTGGCCTTGAGCCTGAACAACCTTGCGTTTCTCTACAACACCCAAGGCCAGTACGCGCTGGCC